In the Pogona vitticeps strain Pit_001003342236 chromosome 2, PviZW2.1, whole genome shotgun sequence genome, aaaagaggaaagtttgaaactcaacaaaacttggctcccagctctcaaaaatacagcatgcaaaaggtcaacaaactctacccagccacaaggaccagggatcactacacacaaaagaccagttaatgacacccatcaatcacagtgacagataatctctcttccttatcacaataatacacccacaacaagacacactaatcacccatctacagaaaaaacaaaagcctatctcacagccataaatactccactcccaagccaactacaccagagcacagagtgctgtcctctgaagatgctggccacagagaccggtgaaaggttaggaagaacaaccttcagaacacggccaaagagcccgaaaaacccacaacaaccattagatcccggtcgtggaagcctttgcgaatacaaacccatgtatgatttttcaggatgctcgtaatataagccctaccccaaaaataagccccagttaaatgaaaccccgctctccaccattgtgcagcaaccagaagaagatgacatgattatatttgaataaatgtagattgttgtacatgaaaaatataaaacatcccctgaaaataagcccttatgcgttttttggagcaaaaataagacagggaaacaaggtaatagcacttttcaaatgtttgaaaggctgtcatacagaggaggggcaagatctgttctcgatcatcccagagtgcaggacacaccacaatgggctcaagataaagaaatccagatttcagttgaatatcaggagaaacgtcctaactgttagagcagtacaaccatggaaccagttacctcgggagttggtgggtgctccaacactggaggcattcaagaaaaacttagataatcatctggcagatatgctttgattgtattcctgcactgagcagggggttggacttgatggccttgtaggccccttccaacttcacttttctatgattctatgaaagtttTGTTAGTGAGCCTAAAGCTCAACAAAGCATTAAGAGTCTAGGTGGCATAATCCCATACACTCAATACACACCGATCCACTCTCTGATGTGCACCAGGTGGCAATGCATGGTAGATAACGGGTCCTGCCCAGAATGGTAGCCCCTCAGCACCTGGACTGTAGGGTCATCTCACAAGGAAGGTTTCTTAGGTCCTCTCACACTTGGTCTTTCAAATTTTGTTGCTTTAGGGAGGACAGGGAGATGGTAAATGGTGTTGCTTCTCTGTCACTCTTGTCAGTGGAAATGGTGCCTTCTTTTGTCCACAGTTCAATTTCGTCTTCTCTTTTCCCATGTGTTGGCTAGTGATTCATTCTAGAAACACCACCCAGGtatggttatctggaagctgagtcatggcaactggacttctatcttgttaggttgaaatgtttcgctactcatccaagtagtttcttcaatTTTGATcagttctctccttttttgtgaCCATATTTCCAtttatctcttttatttatttccttcttgcTCTGCTACCTTTGTGGAGACCTTTTCTGTGAGAAATGCCAAAAAGGCATCATGGGAGTTTCCAGAGAAAGCGTTCATTTAACTGGTGAGGTGAGACGTTTTCAAAGACATGCATTCACCAGAACACATGCCTGTAAGCAAAAGTCCAAGACAAAGAATACAGATAGATAAAATACATATAGAAGGTATGTGCAAAGGGTCATGAACGGTAATTTAAATTGACATTTCTTTGAAGAATTCTATATCTCAAAGGAAAACATCCTTTAGCATCTGCTTTTCTCTTCTAACTGATCTATTATTTCCTGTAGCCGATCTGGAAAgaaactttttattattttactgttttattgttCTTTGATATAGTTTGTTTCAGCCCTATATGAGGTCTGAATGGTTCTAAGAAATGGCCAACTGGGACACTATATAGAAGTATATTTAGGCTACATAATGGCTGAATTCTAATGTATATGGTTCTTTCTTAAAGTCACAATGAGGAGGATCCCATCATCTTCCCCTCAGGGAAAGGAAACAAGACAGCTGACAGAGAAATTCTTATACAGCGGAAAGGGGCAACTGAAATTTGAGTAAGGGGAATTCCTAGTTTGGTTTTTCATGCCACATTCTTTGATGGTCCAAAGACGTTCAGAATGTTCTGCATCATCTGGTCATCAGTTCATCCAAAATTGCAACATCTCTATCATATACTATTTCACAATCAATATTCCCTTTGTCATCTAGCCAGAGGCAAATGTTTTGGGTTATAAAAGCCACTTTATCTTAAAGGAGTCCACACACTATCCTTCAGAGAACTGCAGCCATGAAAGGTCTTCTGGTCATCTCACTCCTCTACCTCCTTGTTGCAGTGAATGAAGCCAAAGTATTTGGGAGATGTGAGTTGGCTTCACTTCTGAAACGGAAGGGGATGAGTGGCTACCGTGGCTACAGCCTGGGCAACTGTGAGTttgctttccccttctctccatCATTGTCACTTTTTACCTCCAGTTTTGCCATTTTCCCGCATCTCTATGATATTTGATCTTGTTCCTAAAATTGCCAATTTCCACATCCTGATAAAAGTCAAACCCAAGAAAGTTTTAACTTTGGATCTCTTGTAGTTTCTTTTAAGAGTACACCTGCAATGGAGGCTATGGAAATGACTAACCAGGGCTCGCTGTTGACCCTTGGGGCATTTTGTCACAAGTGGAAGGCATCTAATACTTGCGTAATTGACAATTGCAGAAAACAAGAATTTGAGTTATAGCCTTCCTAATGAAATTCACATAAGACAAGAAGGATGGGGGGCAGCTATTTTATAAAGAAGACTAtcctttttatttcatatttgaaGAAGAAAGTCAagattacattttaattttgtattattattattattattattattattattattattattattattattattattattattattattattattgttattattattattattattattattataagcagATCTCTGAAATCATCAGCATCAGAGCTAcgaaaaccagcaatattaggaacagcatacatactgtgccaatatttaacagagagagagagagagagagagagatcttaacATATGTTGCTCAAGTTTTAAaggttgcttttaaatttttcacTGATAGAAAATGTTAACTTTCCCCCCTTATTTCCCCTGTGAAATATCACCACTGATATTTTAACTCCCTTTTTGGTTGTATTTCTTTTGTTCCAGGGATCTGCACGGCTTATTATGAGAGCAGATTCAACAGCAGGGCTGTGGGGCCACGAAACAGCGATGGCAGTCGGGACTATGGGATTTTTCAGATCAACAGCCGCTGGTGGTGTTCCAATGGACAAGGCAGAACAGCTAACGGATGCAGAAAGTCCTGCAGTGGTAGGCCTTTAACTTGTATGAAAactattaaaagcaagcaaaaGCCCTGTAAAACTTTCCAGATTTGCAGGGGGGGACAAGGGAGGATGATGTTTCTTCAAGAAGTGTCCCATTCTTCCCTTTCCTGTTCTCATCCTCCAGCTACCATCTTCAACATATCCTGCCCAATAGAAAATTAATTCCTACTGCTCTATTTGTTTGCTATTCTCTAAGCCAGtggcttcccaatcttgggtccccagatgtttctggactgcaattccaagaatTGTTGTAGACATAtgattcaggcaggcttttttctCTGAGAAATAAAACTCCAAACTCCAATACTGTGTTTAAGTCCTGAAAACTAGTccccaaaagaaaaaagcaacctAAATTCTAGCATATGGGAGGTGAGACTGGCATGAAACGCACAATCAGCCCCTTAGAATGTTCCTCTTCTATTTGTGTGTTATCAGCTGAA is a window encoding:
- the LOC110081122 gene encoding lysozyme C, milk isozyme-like; its protein translation is MKGLLVISLLYLLVAVNEAKVFGRCELASLLKRKGMSGYRGYSLGNWICTAYYESRFNSRAVGPRNSDGSRDYGIFQINSRWWCSNGQGRTANGCRKSCSAFINDNITDDIQCAKRIVRDPQRMNAWVAWVKHCKGKDLSRWTRGCKL